From Streptomyces yatensis, one genomic window encodes:
- a CDS encoding cobalt-precorrin-6A reductase yields MNSAPARRHVLILGGTTEARRLAGELADDPALRVTSSLAGRVAAPRLPVGQVRIGGFGGAEGMARWLREHQVDALIDATHPFADTISSHAARAAADVHVPLLALRRPGWVPGPGDRWHTAGSLADAARLAPALGERIFLTTGRMGLATFAHLTEPWFLVRSVDAPEPPVPPRMAVILDRGPFTLDGEAELLRRHRIEVLVTKDSGAHATAPKLAAARAAGIPVVVIRRPPAPQGVPVAETPAEAADWLRTTLA; encoded by the coding sequence ATGAACAGCGCACCGGCGCGGCGCCATGTGCTCATCCTCGGCGGCACCACCGAGGCGCGCCGCCTCGCCGGGGAGCTCGCCGACGACCCCGCCCTGCGCGTCACCAGCTCCCTCGCGGGCCGGGTCGCCGCGCCGCGGCTGCCCGTGGGGCAGGTGCGGATCGGCGGGTTCGGGGGCGCCGAGGGCATGGCCCGCTGGCTCCGCGAGCACCAGGTGGACGCGCTCATCGACGCCACCCATCCTTTCGCCGACACGATCAGTTCCCACGCGGCCCGGGCGGCCGCCGACGTCCATGTTCCCCTGCTCGCCCTGCGCCGTCCCGGCTGGGTACCCGGCCCGGGCGACCGCTGGCATACGGCCGGCTCACTGGCCGACGCGGCGCGGCTGGCCCCGGCCCTGGGGGAGCGGATCTTCCTCACGACGGGCCGCATGGGCCTGGCCACCTTCGCCCACCTCACCGAGCCATGGTTCCTGGTCCGCTCGGTCGACGCCCCCGAGCCGCCGGTCCCGCCCCGGATGGCGGTGATCCTCGACCGCGGCCCGTTCACCCTCGACGGCGAGGCGGAGCTGCTGCGCCGCCACCGCATCGAGGTGCTGGTCACCAAGGACAGCGGCGCCCACGCCACTGCCCCCAAACTCGCCGCGGCCCGCGCCGCCGGGATCCCGGTCGTCGTCATCCGCCGCCCGCCCGCCCCTCAGGGCGTCCCGGTGGCCGAGACCCCCGCCGAAGCCGCCGACTGGCTCCGTACG
- a CDS encoding cobalt-precorrin-5B (C(1))-methyltransferase: protein MAETEAEAGTEAKAAGGRSAQLERSGLRHGWTTGACATAATTAAYTALLSGEFPDPVSIELPKGQRPAFALATEELSAGHAMAAVVKDAGDDPDVTHGALVRATVRALPPGGGVVFRAGPGVGTVTRPGLPLPVGEPAINPVPRQMMRDHIAAVAARHGGTGDVEIEISVDHGEEIARSTWNPRLGILGGLSILGTTGIVVPYSCSAWIDSIRRGVDVARAAGRRHVVGCTGSTSEKVAVAVHGLPQDALLDMGDFAGAVLKYLRRHPVDRLTVAGGFAKLSKLAAGHLDLHSARSQVDKGFLADLARRGGADEQLAEAVARANTGLETVQLCSARGVPLGDLVAAAARDTALGVLRGAPVAVDVICIDRAGTIVGRAEPRGPRER from the coding sequence ATGGCTGAGACGGAGGCCGAGGCGGGGACGGAGGCCAAGGCGGCCGGGGGGCGGAGCGCCCAGCTGGAGCGGTCGGGGCTGCGGCACGGCTGGACCACCGGGGCGTGTGCCACAGCCGCGACGACGGCCGCGTACACCGCGCTGCTGAGCGGGGAGTTTCCCGACCCGGTGAGCATCGAACTGCCCAAGGGGCAGCGGCCCGCCTTCGCGCTCGCGACCGAGGAGCTGTCGGCGGGCCACGCCATGGCCGCGGTCGTCAAGGACGCGGGCGACGACCCGGATGTGACCCACGGCGCACTGGTCCGGGCCACGGTACGGGCCCTGCCGCCCGGCGGCGGAGTGGTCTTCCGGGCCGGTCCGGGCGTCGGCACGGTCACCCGGCCCGGGCTGCCGCTCCCGGTGGGCGAACCGGCCATCAACCCCGTGCCGCGCCAGATGATGCGCGACCACATCGCCGCGGTCGCGGCCCGGCACGGCGGCACCGGTGACGTCGAGATCGAGATCTCGGTGGACCACGGCGAGGAGATCGCCCGCTCCACCTGGAATCCGCGTCTGGGCATCCTCGGCGGGCTGTCCATCCTCGGCACGACGGGCATCGTGGTGCCCTACTCCTGCTCGGCGTGGATCGACAGCATCCGGCGCGGCGTGGATGTCGCACGCGCTGCGGGGCGCCGCCATGTGGTGGGCTGTACGGGCTCGACGTCCGAGAAGGTGGCGGTGGCCGTGCACGGGCTGCCGCAGGACGCGCTGCTGGACATGGGCGACTTCGCGGGGGCGGTGCTGAAGTATCTGCGCCGCCATCCGGTGGACCGGCTGACAGTCGCCGGCGGCTTCGCCAAGCTCTCCAAGCTGGCCGCCGGGCATCTGGATCTGCACTCCGCACGCTCCCAGGTGGACAAGGGGTTCCTCGCGGACCTGGCCCGCCGGGGCGGGGCGGACGAGCAGCTGGCGGAGGCGGTGGCGAGGGCCAACACCGGCCTGGAGACGGTGCAGTTGTGCTCCGCCCGTGGCGTACCCCTCGGCGACCTGGTCGCCGCGGCGGCCCGCGACACGGCGCTGGGGGTGCTGCGCGGGGCACCGGTGGCGGTGGACGTGATCTGCATCGACCGCGCGGGCACGATCGTGGGCCGCGCCGAACCCCGCGGCCCCCGGGAGCGCTGA
- the cobM gene encoding precorrin-4 C(11)-methyltransferase — translation MTVYFIGAGPGAADLITVRGARTLARCQVCLYAGSLVPRELLAECPPDARLVDTARLDLDQITAEFVAAHEAGHDVARLHSGDPSVFSAVAEQMRRLDAASVPYDVVPGVPAFAAAAAALKRELTVPTVGQTVILTRIAQQATPMPEGEDLATLGRSGALLVLHLAARYVDRVVGELLPHYGADCPAAVVAMASRPDELVLRGTLDDIAAQVKAAGVVRTAVIIVGRTLGAEQFRDSHLYSSDRERPHEPCHPQGPAA, via the coding sequence ATGACGGTGTACTTCATCGGCGCGGGCCCCGGCGCCGCCGATCTGATCACGGTGCGCGGCGCCCGGACCCTGGCCCGCTGCCAGGTGTGTCTGTACGCGGGCAGCCTGGTGCCGCGTGAACTGCTCGCCGAATGCCCGCCGGACGCCCGCCTCGTCGACACCGCCCGGCTCGACCTCGACCAGATCACCGCCGAGTTCGTCGCCGCCCATGAGGCGGGCCATGACGTGGCCCGCCTCCACTCCGGGGACCCGTCGGTCTTCAGCGCCGTCGCCGAGCAGATGCGCCGCCTCGACGCCGCCAGCGTTCCGTACGACGTCGTCCCGGGCGTCCCCGCCTTCGCCGCCGCGGCGGCCGCGCTGAAGCGCGAGCTGACGGTGCCGACCGTCGGCCAGACCGTCATCCTCACCCGCATCGCCCAGCAGGCCACCCCCATGCCGGAAGGGGAGGACCTCGCCACTCTCGGCCGTAGCGGCGCCCTCCTCGTGCTGCATCTCGCCGCCCGCTATGTGGACCGCGTCGTCGGCGAACTCCTCCCGCACTATGGCGCCGACTGCCCGGCGGCCGTGGTCGCCATGGCCAGCCGCCCCGACGAACTGGTGCTCCGCGGCACGCTGGACGACATCGCGGCCCAGGTGAAGGCGGCGGGCGTGGTGCGGACGGCGGTGATCATCGTGGGCCGCACCCTCGGCGCCGAGCAGTTCCGCGACAGCCACCTCTACTCCTCGGACCGCGAACGCCCCCACGAGCCCTGCCACCCACAAGGCCCAGCCGCCTGA
- the cbiE gene encoding precorrin-6y C5,15-methyltransferase (decarboxylating) subunit CbiE encodes MSPPPPPVTVIGIGADGWDGLGPAAREALRTAEVVIGGRRHLGLLPPECHGERVPWPSPLRPAVPGLFAAHTGRRVCVLASGDPMFFGIGRTLAELLGAERLRVLPHPSSVSLACARLGWALEETEVISLVGRPPATLNRELYAGRRLLVLSAGAETPAQVAALLGDRGFGPSRMRVLERLGSGRERCVEGTAEKWPHPPGDPLNVIAVDCAPADGARPLSLAPGLPDAAYDHDGQLTKRHVRAATLAALAPAPGELLWDVGGGSGSIAVEWMRAHRTCRAVSVERDPVRAERIGRNAAALGVPGLTVVTGAAPDALAGLPAPDAVFIGGGLTAPGVLEACWAALRPGGRIVANTVTLESEALLADRYRRHGGDLVRLAVSHATPVGGFTGWRQAMPVTQWSATKPPDSRGAGGHAADPAGSVEAAQGETR; translated from the coding sequence GTGAGCCCGCCGCCTCCCCCCGTGACCGTCATCGGCATCGGCGCCGACGGCTGGGACGGGCTCGGCCCCGCGGCCCGCGAGGCGTTGCGCACCGCCGAGGTGGTCATCGGCGGACGGCGCCATCTGGGCCTGCTGCCGCCGGAGTGCCACGGCGAGCGGGTGCCGTGGCCGTCCCCGCTGCGCCCCGCCGTCCCCGGGCTGTTCGCCGCGCACACCGGGCGGCGGGTCTGCGTGCTGGCCAGCGGCGACCCCATGTTCTTCGGCATCGGCCGCACCCTGGCCGAGCTGCTGGGCGCCGAGCGGCTGCGGGTGCTGCCCCATCCCTCGTCCGTCTCCCTGGCCTGTGCGCGGCTCGGCTGGGCGCTGGAGGAGACCGAGGTGATCAGCCTCGTCGGCCGCCCGCCGGCCACGCTGAACCGTGAGCTGTACGCCGGACGGCGGCTGCTCGTGCTCAGCGCGGGCGCCGAAACCCCCGCCCAGGTGGCCGCGTTGCTCGGGGACCGCGGCTTCGGCCCGAGCCGGATGCGGGTGCTGGAGCGGTTGGGGAGCGGGCGGGAACGCTGTGTGGAGGGCACGGCCGAGAAGTGGCCCCATCCGCCCGGCGACCCCCTGAACGTCATCGCCGTCGACTGCGCCCCGGCGGACGGCGCCCGGCCGCTGTCGCTCGCGCCGGGGCTGCCCGACGCGGCGTACGACCACGACGGACAGCTCACCAAGCGCCATGTGCGGGCCGCCACCCTCGCCGCGCTCGCGCCCGCCCCCGGAGAGCTGCTGTGGGACGTCGGCGGCGGCTCGGGCTCCATCGCCGTGGAGTGGATGCGCGCCCACCGCACCTGCCGGGCGGTCTCGGTCGAACGCGACCCGGTGCGCGCCGAGCGCATCGGCCGCAACGCCGCCGCGCTCGGTGTGCCCGGCCTGACCGTCGTCACCGGCGCCGCCCCGGACGCCCTGGCCGGACTGCCCGCCCCCGACGCGGTGTTCATCGGCGGCGGCCTGACCGCCCCCGGGGTGCTGGAGGCGTGCTGGGCGGCCCTGCGGCCGGGCGGCCGGATCGTCGCCAACACCGTGACCCTGGAGTCCGAGGCACTGCTCGCGGACCGGTACCGCCGCCACGGCGGCGACCTCGTCCGCCTCGCCGTCTCCCACGCCACCCCGGTCGGGGGCTTCACCGGCTGGCGGCAGGCGATGCCGGTCACCCAGTGGTCCGCGACCAAACCGCCCGACTCCCGAGGCGCTGGCGGGCATGCCGCCGATCCCGCGGGATCCGTCGAAGCCGCTCAAGGAGAGACACGATGA
- a CDS encoding acyltransferase produces MPKNENLFSSWRGWRRRVTSRLVHRGWRAVQRAGAVTAERPGPYRFGRIGVGTRLAFPQGTLFGEPWIELGEHCVIGEQVTLTAGMMPGVDLGPDPVLRIGNGVVLGRGSHVIASVPVEFGDDVFCGPYVYVTSDNHSYDDPEQPIGRQWPRSAPVHIGPGSWLGAGAVILPGARLGRNVVVAAGAVVRGEVPDHAVVAGAPARIIRRWAPEEGWQPPLRTPAPVPIPEDMTVEQLLALAELEREQERAGEQARQRGQAGERGLEEAREVDLEREPGAGAS; encoded by the coding sequence ATGCCGAAGAACGAGAACCTGTTCTCATCCTGGCGGGGCTGGCGCCGGCGCGTCACCTCCCGTCTGGTCCACCGCGGCTGGCGCGCCGTGCAGCGCGCCGGCGCGGTGACGGCCGAGCGCCCCGGCCCGTACCGGTTCGGCCGCATCGGCGTCGGCACCCGGCTGGCGTTCCCCCAGGGCACCCTCTTCGGCGAGCCGTGGATCGAGCTCGGTGAGCACTGCGTCATCGGCGAGCAGGTGACCCTCACCGCCGGGATGATGCCCGGTGTGGACCTCGGCCCCGATCCGGTGCTGCGCATCGGCAACGGCGTGGTGCTGGGCCGGGGCAGCCATGTGATCGCGTCGGTGCCCGTGGAATTCGGCGACGATGTCTTCTGCGGCCCGTACGTCTATGTGACCAGCGACAACCACTCCTACGACGATCCGGAGCAGCCCATCGGCCGCCAATGGCCGCGCTCCGCGCCCGTCCACATCGGCCCCGGCAGCTGGCTGGGCGCGGGCGCGGTGATCCTGCCCGGGGCGCGGCTGGGCCGCAATGTGGTGGTCGCGGCGGGCGCGGTCGTACGGGGCGAGGTGCCCGACCACGCCGTGGTGGCCGGGGCACCGGCCCGGATCATACGGCGGTGGGCCCCGGAGGAGGGCTGGCAGCCGCCGCTGCGCACCCCGGCGCCGGTGCCGATCCCGGAGGACATGACCGTCGAGCAACTGCTGGCGCTGGCGGAGCTGGAGCGCGAACAGGAGCGGGCGGGGGAGCAGGCGCGGCAGCGGGGGCAGGCGGGGGAGCGGGGGCTGGAGGAGGCGCGCGAAGTGGACCTGGAGCGGGAGCCGGGAGCCGGGGCGTCGTAG
- a CDS encoding (2Fe-2S)-binding protein — protein MNEAPLPDAARVGPFFTLRTGSGDPREEGYVPIGEAYRLTGEGAAGPVLSARVEAVAASLRTDEPRVAASLAFQGLAARVWSLTLGPAALAGRVPHLRPDRLWWNPGRVAPDDLWWPGVPQVMGEPGGLAGQVGTAAFVHLMPLHHAIGRAYRVSERLLWGNAASALAGSLRVLHDWCRAHGHAEAADRATELARAQLVHPPLREAGTLSTAPLGYRRHTCCLYYRVPGGGLCGDCVLREAPGRGSA, from the coding sequence GTGAATGAGGCGCCGCTGCCGGACGCGGCGCGGGTCGGGCCGTTCTTCACCCTGCGTACCGGGAGCGGCGACCCCCGCGAGGAGGGGTACGTACCGATCGGCGAGGCGTACCGGCTGACCGGCGAGGGCGCCGCCGGGCCGGTGCTGAGCGCCCGGGTCGAGGCGGTCGCCGCGAGCCTGCGCACCGATGAGCCGAGGGTCGCGGCCTCGCTCGCCTTCCAGGGCCTCGCCGCCCGGGTGTGGTCGCTCACGCTCGGCCCGGCGGCCCTCGCCGGCCGGGTGCCGCACCTCCGGCCCGACCGGCTGTGGTGGAACCCCGGGCGAGTCGCCCCCGACGACCTGTGGTGGCCCGGCGTGCCGCAGGTGATGGGCGAACCGGGAGGACTCGCCGGTCAGGTGGGCACCGCGGCGTTCGTCCATCTGATGCCGCTGCACCACGCCATCGGACGGGCCTACCGGGTCTCGGAGCGGCTGCTGTGGGGCAACGCCGCCTCGGCGCTGGCCGGTTCGCTGCGCGTGCTGCACGACTGGTGCCGGGCGCACGGCCACGCCGAGGCGGCGGACCGGGCCACCGAGCTGGCGCGCGCCCAGCTGGTCCACCCGCCGCTGCGCGAGGCCGGCACCCTGAGCACCGCGCCGCTCGGCTACCGGCGCCACACCTGCTGTCTCTACTACCGCGTGCCCGGCGGCGGGTTGTGCGGCGACTGCGTCCTGCGCGAGGCCCCGGGACGGGGGAGCGCCTAG
- the meaB gene encoding methylmalonyl Co-A mutase-associated GTPase MeaB, producing MPRTIDIEEYAKGVLDGKRAYIARAITLVESTRPDHHDLAQRLLVELLPHTGGARRIGISGVPGVGKSTFIDALGTMLTGTGHKVAVLAVDPSSTRTGGSILGDKTRMERLAVDPDAFVRPSPSAGTLGGVARATRESMVVMEAAGYDVVLVETVGVGQSETAVANMVDSFLLLSLARTGDQLQGIKKGVLELADVVTINKADGPHAREAKSAARELAGALRLLQPADAPWNPPVLTCSARESTGLDVVWERLEQHRRVLEATGALRTKRRDQQVDWTWSMVRDQLLARLHAHPEVRRLGPELEQRVREGTLTATLAADRLLEAFRAPADGE from the coding sequence ATGCCGCGGACGATCGACATCGAGGAGTACGCCAAGGGCGTGCTCGACGGCAAGCGCGCGTACATCGCCCGTGCGATCACGCTCGTCGAGTCCACCCGGCCCGACCACCACGACCTCGCCCAGCGGCTGCTGGTCGAGCTGCTGCCGCACACCGGCGGGGCGCGGCGGATCGGCATCAGCGGGGTGCCCGGGGTGGGCAAGTCCACCTTCATCGACGCCCTGGGCACGATGCTCACCGGGACCGGCCACAAGGTCGCGGTGCTCGCCGTCGACCCGTCGTCGACCCGCACCGGCGGCTCCATCCTGGGTGACAAGACCCGGATGGAGCGGCTGGCGGTCGACCCCGACGCCTTCGTACGGCCCTCGCCCAGCGCCGGGACGCTGGGCGGGGTCGCCCGCGCCACCCGCGAGTCCATGGTCGTCATGGAGGCCGCGGGCTATGACGTGGTGCTGGTGGAGACCGTGGGCGTGGGCCAGTCCGAGACCGCGGTGGCCAATATGGTCGACTCCTTCCTGCTGCTCTCCCTGGCCCGCACCGGCGACCAGCTGCAGGGCATCAAGAAGGGCGTCCTGGAGCTGGCCGACGTGGTCACCATCAACAAGGCCGACGGCCCCCACGCGCGGGAGGCCAAGTCGGCGGCCCGTGAACTGGCGGGCGCGCTGCGGCTGCTGCAACCCGCGGACGCGCCCTGGAACCCGCCGGTGCTCACCTGCAGCGCCCGCGAGTCCACCGGGCTCGACGTGGTGTGGGAGCGCCTGGAGCAGCACCGCCGGGTGCTGGAGGCCACCGGCGCGCTCCGAACCAAGCGGCGTGACCAGCAGGTCGACTGGACCTGGTCGATGGTGCGCGACCAGCTGCTCGCCCGGCTGCACGCCCACCCCGAGGTGCGGCGGCTCGGGCCCGAGCTGGAACAGCGGGTCCGCGAGGGCACCCTGACGGCCACCCTGGCGGCCGACCGGCTGCTGGAGGCGTTCCGGGCCCCGGCCGACGGTGAATGA
- the scpA gene encoding methylmalonyl-CoA mutase: MAGAPVEPGKIPDFSAVDLDGPAEGPVPSSGDWAAALQNSVGKGVEDLVWDTPEGIGVKPLYTAEDLEGVDFLGTYPGAAPYLRGPYPTMYVNQPWTIRQYAGFSTAEESNAFYRRNLAAGQKGLSVAFDLPTHRGYDSDHPRVTGDVGMAGVAIDSIYDMRQLFDGIPLDKMSVSMTMNGAVLPVLALYIVAAEEQGVPPEKLAGTIQNDILKEFMVRNTYIYPPQPSMRIISDIFSFTSQRMPRYNSISISGYHIQEAGATADLELAYTLADGVEYLRAGRDAGMDVDAFAPRLSFFWAIGMNFFMEIAKLRAARLLWAKLVKQFDPKNPKSLSLRTHSQTSGWSLTAQDVYNNVARTCVEAMAATQGHTQSLHTNALDEALALPTDFSARIARNTQILLQQESGTTRVIDPWGGSAYVEKLTYDLARRAWQHIEEVEAAGGMAKAIDAGIPKLRVEEAAARTQARIDSGRQPVIGVNKYRIDSDEQLEVLKVDNSAVRTQQIEKLRRLRAERDEAVCQDALRALTAAARSGPGAGLEGNLLALAVDAARAMATVGEISDALEAVYGRHSGQIRTISGVYREEAGASSGVSRTRALVEKFESAEGRRPRILVAKMGQDGHDRGQKVIATAFADLGFDVDVGPLFQTPEEVARQAVEADVHIVGVSSLAAGHLTLVPALREQLAEAGREDITIVVGGVIPPHDVQTLHDAGAAAVFLPGTVIPDAAHDLVRKLAADLGHEL; the protein is encoded by the coding sequence ATGGCCGGCGCTCCGGTGGAGCCGGGCAAGATCCCGGACTTCTCGGCGGTCGATCTGGACGGACCGGCCGAAGGCCCGGTGCCCAGCTCCGGCGACTGGGCCGCCGCGCTGCAGAACAGCGTGGGCAAGGGCGTGGAGGACCTGGTGTGGGACACCCCCGAGGGCATCGGGGTCAAACCGCTCTACACCGCCGAGGACCTCGAAGGCGTCGACTTCCTGGGCACCTACCCCGGCGCCGCGCCCTATCTGCGCGGCCCGTACCCGACGATGTACGTCAACCAGCCCTGGACCATCCGGCAGTACGCGGGCTTCTCCACCGCCGAGGAGTCCAACGCCTTCTACCGCCGCAACCTCGCGGCCGGCCAGAAGGGCCTGTCGGTCGCCTTCGACCTGCCCACCCACCGGGGCTACGACAGCGACCACCCCCGGGTCACCGGTGACGTCGGCATGGCGGGCGTGGCCATCGACTCCATCTACGACATGCGGCAGCTCTTCGACGGCATCCCGCTGGACAAGATGAGCGTGTCGATGACGATGAACGGCGCGGTGCTGCCCGTGCTCGCGCTCTACATCGTGGCCGCCGAGGAACAGGGCGTACCGCCCGAGAAACTGGCCGGGACCATTCAGAACGACATCCTCAAGGAGTTCATGGTCCGCAACACCTACATCTATCCGCCGCAGCCGTCGATGCGGATCATCTCCGACATCTTCTCCTTCACCTCGCAGCGGATGCCGCGCTACAACTCCATCTCCATCTCCGGCTACCACATCCAGGAGGCCGGAGCCACGGCCGACCTGGAGCTGGCGTACACCCTGGCCGACGGTGTGGAGTATCTGCGGGCCGGCCGGGACGCCGGGATGGACGTGGACGCCTTCGCGCCCCGGCTGTCGTTCTTCTGGGCGATCGGCATGAACTTCTTCATGGAGATCGCCAAGCTGCGCGCGGCGCGGCTGCTGTGGGCCAAGCTGGTCAAGCAGTTCGACCCGAAGAACCCCAAGTCGCTGTCGCTGCGCACCCATTCGCAGACCTCCGGCTGGTCGCTGACCGCCCAGGACGTCTACAACAACGTGGCCCGCACCTGCGTGGAGGCCATGGCCGCCACCCAGGGCCACACCCAGTCGCTGCACACCAACGCGCTGGACGAGGCGCTCGCGCTGCCCACCGACTTCTCCGCCCGGATCGCCCGCAACACCCAGATCCTGCTGCAGCAGGAGTCGGGCACCACCCGGGTCATCGACCCGTGGGGCGGCAGCGCGTACGTCGAGAAGCTGACGTACGACCTGGCGCGGCGGGCCTGGCAGCACATCGAGGAGGTCGAGGCGGCCGGCGGCATGGCCAAGGCCATCGACGCGGGCATCCCCAAGCTGCGTGTCGAGGAGGCCGCCGCCCGCACCCAGGCCCGGATCGACTCCGGCCGCCAGCCGGTCATCGGCGTCAACAAGTACCGCATCGACAGCGATGAGCAGCTCGAGGTGCTCAAGGTCGACAACTCCGCGGTGCGCACCCAGCAGATCGAGAAGCTGCGGCGGCTGCGCGCCGAGCGCGACGAGGCCGTCTGCCAGGACGCGCTGCGCGCCCTGACCGCCGCGGCCCGGTCCGGTCCGGGCGCGGGCCTGGAGGGCAATCTGCTGGCGCTCGCCGTGGACGCCGCCCGCGCCATGGCGACCGTCGGCGAGATCTCCGACGCGCTCGAGGCGGTCTATGGGCGCCACTCGGGGCAGATCCGTACGATCTCCGGTGTGTACCGAGAAGAGGCCGGAGCGTCCTCCGGCGTGAGCCGGACCCGCGCGCTGGTGGAGAAGTTCGAGAGCGCCGAGGGCCGCCGCCCCCGCATCCTGGTCGCCAAGATGGGGCAGGACGGGCATGACCGCGGCCAGAAGGTGATCGCCACCGCCTTCGCCGACCTGGGCTTCGACGTCGACGTCGGCCCGCTGTTCCAGACCCCGGAGGAGGTCGCGCGGCAGGCGGTGGAGGCCGATGTGCACATCGTCGGCGTGTCGTCGCTCGCGGCCGGCCACCTCACGCTGGTGCCCGCGCTGCGCGAGCAGCTGGCCGAGGCGGGGCGCGAGGACATCACCATCGTCGTCGGCGGGGTCATCCCGCCGCACGACGTCCAGACCCTGCACGACGCCGGCGCCGCCGCCGTCTTCCTGCCCGGCACGGTCATTCCGGACGCCGCCCATGACCTGGTGCGCAAGCTGGCCGCCGACCTCGGCCACGAGCTGTAG